In Pseudomonas lutea, the genomic stretch ACAAGCCGCCAGCGACGTGGGATGAGCTGCTCAAGGACTACGCGCCCAAACTCACTGACAAGAGCAAGGATCGCTACGCCTACGCCCTGCAATCTCGACGCGGTGAAACGCAGTCCGCCGACAGCTTCATGCGCTTCCTCTGGCCATTCGGTGGCTCACTGCTGGACGATCAGTTCAAGTCCAACCTCAATTCCAAGGCATCTCAGCAGGGCCTGCAGTTTCGCCAGGACCTGATGAAGTTCATGCCACCGGGCATCGTCGATTACGACCACAACGAAGCGGTCAACGCCCTCGCCCAGGGCAAAGTAGCGATGATCACCGAGTGGTCCGCGTTCTACAGCACCCTGGCGGACCCCGGGAAATCAAAAATCACCGACTGCCTTGCCGTGGCCACAGAACCCAAAGGACCTGCCGGGCTGAAACCTGCGTTGGGTGGATTCTCCCTGGGCGTTAACGCCAAATCAGAAGACAAACAAAAAGCCGCGGCGTGGCTGTTCATTCAGTGGGTCACCTCCGAAGCCATGGCCAAACCGTACCTGGAAGCCGGCGGCGTCAGCGGGCGCATGTCGGTGTACAAGGACGCCGAGGTGCAGAAGAAATACCCGTTCGTGCAGCCGATGGTGACCTCGTGGGAAGGCGGCGTGCCTGACTACCGCCCACGCTTCCCGCAGTGGCCTGAAATTTCCGAAGTGGTCGGCGAGAACGGCACCGCGATCATGCTCGGCAAAATGAGCGTGGAGGCCGGGGCCAAGGCGATCGGCAGCCGCATGGAGGACATCCTCAAGAAGGCAGGGTATTACGACGGCAAAGCCAAATTGCTGAAGTGACGGGCTGATCACAACCCGTAGGAGCCGGCTTGCTGGCGAACGCGACAGGGCAGACACCGCTGCGTTGAGTGGCCTGCCGCATTCGCCAGCAAGCCGGCTCCTACAGGGATCAGCGAAGTGCCGCCAGATGTGTGTAGCCTCGAGACTCAACCCCCATGCCGAAGAACAAAAAACCGTTCCCGACCTTGTGGAACAACACCCGCGCGGCGTTTGCCTTTCTCGCGCCGGCCACCGTTGCACTGGCGCTGATCGGCATCTTTCCCACCGTGTTTGCGCTGGTCAACTCGTTCCGCCAGTACAACCTCGCCCGGCCCAAAGATGCGACGCCGTTCATTGGCTTCGACAACTACCTCAACGTGCTGAACGACGCTTCGTTCTGGGCGGCATTGGGTCGAACCGGGCTGTTCCTGATCACTGTGGTGCCGATCCAGCTGGCGCTGGGCCTGATCATCGCGCTGATGCTGCACAAGCCCGGGCTGTCAGGTTTCAAATTGCTGGCGCGCATGAGCCTGGTGATTCCCCTGGCCACAGCGCCCGCCGTCGCCGGGCTGATCGGCCGGCTGATCTTCAACCGCGATTTCGGCGTGGCCAACGCGTTGCTGACGCTGGTCAATGCCGGGCCCGTCGAATGGCTGGGCGACACCACCAACGCGTTCATCGCAGTGGCGTTGATGGACATCTGGCAGTGGACGCCCTTCTGCGCGCTGGTGTTGCTAGCCGGGCTGACCATGGTGCCCAATGAAATCGAAGAAGCCGCGCGCCTGGAAACCCGCAGTCGCTGGCAAATCGTGCGCTACGTGCAGCTGCCCTTCCTGCTGCCGAGCGCGACGGTGATCCTGATCCTGCGCACCGCCGACATCCTGAAGATGTTCGACACCGTGTTCACCATGACCCGTGGCGGGCCCGGCGCAGCCACCGAACTGGTCAGCGTGTACATCCAGCGCATCGGCTTTCGCGTGTTCGATCAGGGCGTGGCCTCGGCCCAAGCCA encodes the following:
- a CDS encoding carbohydrate ABC transporter permease — protein: MPKNKKPFPTLWNNTRAAFAFLAPATVALALIGIFPTVFALVNSFRQYNLARPKDATPFIGFDNYLNVLNDASFWAALGRTGLFLITVVPIQLALGLIIALMLHKPGLSGFKLLARMSLVIPLATAPAVAGLIGRLIFNRDFGVANALLTLVNAGPVEWLGDTTNAFIAVALMDIWQWTPFCALVLLAGLTMVPNEIEEAARLETRSRWQIVRYVQLPFLLPSATVILILRTADILKMFDTVFTMTRGGPGAATELVSVYIQRIGFRVFDQGVASAQAILMLILTIVLARLYIKFVYREI
- a CDS encoding ABC transporter substrate-binding protein; the protein is MKKLVWNALAVSIALGSGAAQAWTLEEAAAPYKGTEIKAIFLDRPGYAAAIKLLPEFEKKTGIKVSYETIPYENSREREVLSFTSGEQLDVVLTDVVWIGEFAGNGWLEPVTTFTQDAKLADPALNLDGFFPILLESFGGWDKQTYGLPFDNYSGLLFYNKCMLRDAGFDKPPATWDELLKDYAPKLTDKSKDRYAYALQSRRGETQSADSFMRFLWPFGGSLLDDQFKSNLNSKASQQGLQFRQDLMKFMPPGIVDYDHNEAVNALAQGKVAMITEWSAFYSTLADPGKSKITDCLAVATEPKGPAGLKPALGGFSLGVNAKSEDKQKAAAWLFIQWVTSEAMAKPYLEAGGVSGRMSVYKDAEVQKKYPFVQPMVTSWEGGVPDYRPRFPQWPEISEVVGENGTAIMLGKMSVEAGAKAIGSRMEDILKKAGYYDGKAKLLK